The DNA window GCAAGTCCAAGTGAAACACCATATAAAATGAATGAATGGTTTGAAAATATGGATTATCAGTTAAAAAATTCTAATTCTGATGGTGAGAAATTAAAAATAATTCTTGAATATCATATAAAATTTGAAAGAATGCATCCTTTCTCTGATGGGAATGGAAGAACAGGAAGATTAATTATGCTTGCTTTAATGTTAGAGAATAACTTAACTCCTTTTGTTATTACAGTAGAAAATAGAGCAAAATATATGAATATTTTAAGAAATCAAGATATTAAAAGTTTTGTAAGTTTAGTAGAACCATTGATAGAAGAAGAAAAAAAGAGAATTATAGCTTTTAAAAAATCATCAAATTTACAGATATAGAAATATGTTAAAATTAAAGTATTACATTTTTAGGAGGTACAAAATGGTAGATACTTTGATTTTAGACATAAAACAAGCTATGTCTTCAACATTAACAAATGGGCAAATGGAAAAATTACACAAGGTGCTTGCACATTACTTGTATGATTTAGAGATTGTAAAAAAAGAAGGTGCTGATAGAGATGAAAAGCAAAACATTGAATATTTAGAAGCTTTCTTATCAGCTAAACATGTTGAAGGTTGTTCAAGAAAATCACTAAAATACTACAAGGCAACTATAGAAAATTTATTTAAAAAAATAGAGAAATCTATTAAACATATCACAACAAATGATTTAAGAGAATATTTGGATAATTATCAAAAAGAAGGAAATGCAAGTAAGATAACAATAGATAATATTAGAAGAATCTTTTCAAGCTTTTTTGCTTGGCTTGAAGAAGAGGATTATATTTTAAAAAGTCCTGTTAGAAGAATACACAAAGTAAAAACAGGAACAGTAGTAAAAGAAACTTATTCTGATGAAGCAATGGAAATTATGAGAGATAATTGTAAATCTTTAAGAGATTTAGCTATTATTGATATTTTAGCTTCAACAGGAATGAGAGTTGGTGAGTTAGTTAAATTAAATATAGAAGATATTGATTTTGAAGGAAGAGAATGTGTTGTTTTTGGTAAAGGAGATAAAGAAAGAAAAGTATATTTTGATGCAAGAACTAAGATACATCTACATAACTATTTAAAAACAAGAGATGATGATAATTCTGCACTTTTTGTTTCTCTTTTAAAACCACATAAAAGATTACAAATTAGTGGTGTTGAAATAATGCTTAGACAACTTGGAAGAAAACTAAATATTACTAAGGTTCATCCTCATAAGTTTAGAAGAACTTTAGCAACAAAAGCAATAGACAAAGGAATGCCTATTGAACAAGTCCAACAGTTGTTAGGACATCAAAAAATAGATACTACTTTACAATATGCAATGGTTAGCCAAAATAATGTGAAGATTTCACATAGAAAGTATATTGGCTAATAAAAATACTTCTTCAATTTCAGATAAATTAAGCTAAAAATCAGGAGGGGAACAAAATCAATGAGTAATTTTGATTTTTTGAAAGGTGATTTTTTTGATTTATATGAACTGTGTTTAGAGGCAGAAGAAAATTGTTATACAAAGCCTAGAACAAGTGCTTTTTACTCAAGATTGGCACTTGAATTTTGTGTTGCCTTAGTATATAAGTTTGAAAATATACAAATGCCATACAATAGCACAGTTTTAAATGATTTTATTAATAATAAAGATTTTCAATGCTTATTTAAAAGCAAAAGTCAAGTAGATGGACTTAATCTTATTAGAAAATTTGGTAATAGTGCAGCCCATATCTTAAAAAATGTAATAGATAATACAACAAAAACTCTTACTTTAGATAGAAATATTGCTTTAAACTGCTTAAAAGGACTTTTTGACTTTACACTTTGGATAGGATATTGTTATGGTTCCACTTTACAAACAGATGATATAAAATTTGATGAAAAGTATATTCCTAAAAATATATATAAACCTGAAAGTGCTAATGACATTAAAGTTGCAGATAATTATGTACAAGAAAGTGTAAATAATATAAAGGTAATTCCTGTTAAGAAGCATAATATAACAATAAATAATAATAATTTCTCAGAAGAAGATACAAGAAAATTATTTATAGACACTTTTCTTGTGAAAGCTGGCTGGAATTTAGATGATAAAAATATGTTTGAATATGAAGTTGAAGGCATAAAAAGCACAACTTCTGGAAAAGGAAAAATAGATTATGTATTATGGGGAGATAATGGGATTCCACTTGCAATAATAGAGGCTAAGAAGGCTGAACTTAATGCAAAAAAAGGAGAATTTCAAGCTTTAGAATATGCAGAAGCCTTAGAGAAAAAATTTAATTTCTTTCCTATAAGATTTGTTACTAATGGCTTTGAAATTTTTATATATGAAAATAAAAATTCAATCCCTAGAAGAGTTTATGGTTTTTATAGAAAAGAAGAACTTTTAAAAATTATAGCTAGAAGAGATGAAAAAATAGTTGCAAATGATATTTCTATAAATAAAGAAATAATAGACAGATACTATCAAGAAAGAGCAGTAAAAAAAGCAATAGAAAACTATATTTCAGGAAATAGAAAATCCTTACTTGTTATGGCAACAGGATCAGGAAAAACAAGAGTTGCAATTTCAATAGTGGATTGTTTATCAAGATTGAATATGGTTAAAAGAACTCTATTTTTAGCTGATAGAATAGCACTTGTTAAGCAGGCATTAAATAATTTTAAAAAATCTTTACCTAATTATACTCTTGTTGATTTAGTATCTGAAAAAGATAGAGATAATGCGAAAATTGTATTTTCTACTTATCAAACAATGATGGCAGAGTCAGAAAAAACTAGAGAAGATGGAACTAATAAATATGGAGTAGGTGCATTTGATTTAATTATTGTTGACGAAGCACATAGAAGTATTTATCAAAAATATGGAGATTTATTTGAATATTTTGACAGCTTAATTTTAGGACTTACTGCAACTCCAAAAGATGAAATAGATAGAAATACATTTAAAGTTTTTGATATGAATTCAAAAGAACCTACTGATTCTTATGATTTATTTGAAGCAGCTAAGGATGGATATTTACTATTACCTAAAATAAAAGAAGGAGCTTTAAATTATCCAGAAAATGGTATAGTTTATAGTAAACTTTCAGAAGAAGAAAAAGAAAAATATGAAAGTCTTTTTGATGAAGAAGATAGTATGCCAGAAGAAATTTCAGGAGATAGTTTAAATTCTTGGTTTTTTAATGATGGAACAACAAGTAAGGTTCTTACTACTCTTATGGAAGAAGGATATAAAATTGAATCAGGTGATAAATTAGGAAAAACTATAATATTTGCAAAGAATGATAGACATGCAGACCATATAGTAGAGATTTTTAATAAATTATATAAAAATCTTGGAGGAGAATTTTGTCAAAAAATTACAACAAAAGTTGAAAAGGTTCAAGCACTAATAGATAGATTTGTAAATCCTAATAGTTTCCCTCAAATAGCAGTATCAGTTGATATGCTTGACACTGGAATAGATATTCCAGAAATATTAAATCTTGTTTTTTATAAAAAAGTAAAGTCAAAAGCTAAATTTTGGCAAATGATAGGTAGAGGAACAAGAAAATGCAAAGATATTTATGGAGTTGGTAAAGATAAAGAAGATTTTTTAATTTTAGATTTTTGTAGAAATTTCTCATATTTTGAAATGAAAGATAGATTCGAAGAAGATAACACAAAATTATCAAAACCATTATCTAGTAAAATTTTTGAAAATAAGGTTAAAATGATTTTTAAACTTCAGGATTTAGAATATCAAATGGATGAAAAGTATAAAGAGCTTTGGGAGAATCTAGTAACTGAGGTATATAATTTAATTGCTTCTTTAAATGAAGATAATATTTCAGTGAAAACAAGAATTTCTTATGTGAAAAAATATAAAAATATTGATCTTTTAAAAAATCTAGAAGAAAAAGATGTTGATGAAATTATTAAAAATTTAAGTTCTTTACCTTTTGCTATTGAAGAAAAAACTGAAATAGAAAAGAAATTTGAAAACCTTATTTTAAAAAGTCAACTTAAATTATTTGGTAATAAAAAAATAGAGAATGAAAAAGTAGAAATTTCTGATATTACAAAAGAATTATCTAAAAAGGGAACTATAAAAGAAATTCAAAAAAATGCAAGTTATATTATGAAAATAATAAAAGATGAGGATTATCTAAAAAATATTGATATTTTAGAACTAGAAAATTTAAGAAATATTATTGAACCTTTAACAATATTTTTAGATTCAAATGGGAAACATTTAAATTATATTGTAGGAGATTTAGAAGATAATTTTATTTCTATGGAAATAAGAGATATAAATGTTTTTGGTTCTGTTTATCTTAATTCTAAAGAGAAATTCCAAAAATATTTAGATAATAATAAAAATTTACTTTCTATAAAAAAACTAAGAAATAATATAGAATTGGATGCAGAGGACTTAAAGGAATTGAAACAACTTTTATATAGTAATGAGGAAGTTGACCTTGAAAGTCTAAAAAATGAAAATAATTCTGAAATTGAAAAAATATCTAATGTTTATGGTAAAAATGAAAGTTTTGGAATTTTTATTCGTTCTTTGGTTGGTTTAGATAGAGAAGCTATTAACAAAGAATTTTCTGAGTTTTTAAATACTGAAAAGTTTAATTCTAACCAAATTGAATTAATTAATTTAATAATTGAAAATATAGTAAAATATGGTGCTTACTCAAAAAATGAAATTCCTAAACTTTCAAATGATATTTTAGGAAAGTCAATTTTTAATATTTTTACAGATAATAATGATTTACAAAAAATTGTTGATATTGTTGATAAAATTAATTCTAATGCACCTAAATTACTTTAAAATTTTGTTGAGAAAACTTCTATAAAAAAGATAGAAGTTTTCTTATTTTTTTATGATGTAAATTTTTAATTATTTTGAAGATTTTTTTCAAAAAAATACTATTTTTTATTTAGTATATATACACTACTTATATTATTTATACCTCTTTAAATTTATACTTTCCTAATAAATTAAAAATGGGATTGTTTAAGCAATCCCATTTTTTGTATTATGTAAAATAAATAAGCAAAATTTTCAAAAATTATGTTAAAATAAGGTATTACAATTAAATTATAGGAGGAAAAATGGAAAAATTAAAATTGGTTAAACATTTAATAAATTTTATTGATGAAAGCCCATCTAATTATTTTGCTTGTATAAATACTAAAAATATCTTAAATGAAAAAGGTTTTACTGAACTTTTAGAAACAGAAGAATGGAAATTAAAAAAAGGTGGAAAATATTTTGTAACTATAAATGACAGTGGAATTATTGCTTTTACAATAGGTAGTGAAAAAATATCTAAATATGGTTATAAAATAGCTGCTTCACATACTGATAGTCCTGGTTTTTTAATAAAACCTAATCCTGAAATAAATAGAAAAGGTTTTAATATTTTAAATACAGAAGTTTATGGAGGACCTATTTTAAGCACTTGGTTTGATAGACCTCTATCATTTAGTGGAAGAGTTTTTGTTGAAAGTGACAATGCTTTTAAACCTAAAAAATATTTTATAAAATATGATAAAGATTTATTTATAATTCCATCTCTTTGTATACATCAAAATAGAGGTGTGAATGATGGAATGGCTATCAATGCTCAAAAAGATACTCTACCTTTAGTAACTATTACAGATGAAAAAGAAAAATTTTCTTTAAAAAAATTGTTGGCTAAACAATTGAAAGTAAAAGAAGATAAAATTTTAAGTTATGATTTAAATCTATATTCAAGAGAAAAAGGTTGCTTATTAGGAGCTAATGAAGAATTTATATCAGTTGGAAGATTGGATAATCTTGCAGCACTTCATGCTGGTTTAATGTCATTAGTAGATAATAAAGATAAAAAGAATACTTGTGTTGTTGTAGGTTATGATAACGAAGAAATAGGTTCTAACTCAATTCAAGGAGCAGATAGTCCAACTTTAAAAAATATATTGGAAAGAATTTCAAATGCAATGAAGCTAAGTTTTGAAGAACATCAACAGGCTTTAGCTAATTCTTTTGTTATTTCAAATGATGCAGCACATTCTATACATCCTAATTATTTAGAAAAATCAGATCCAACTAATGAACCTAAAATTAATTGTGGACCTGTTATAAAAATGGCTGCTAATAAATCATATATAACTGATGGGTATTCAAAATCTGTTATAGAAAAAATAGCAAAAGATTCTAAAATTCCTATTCAAACTTTTGTAAATCGTTCTGATGTTCGTGGTGGTTCAACAATAGGGCCTATACAACAATCACAAATAAGAATTTTAGGAATAGATATTGGAAGTCCTTTACTTTCTATGCACTCTGTTAGAGAACTAGGTGGAGTTGATGATCATTATAATTTATATAAATTAATTAGTGAGTTTTTTAAAATTTAAGTATTTTAATAATAATTTCTTATTGATAAAATATATAAATAGTGCTATAATTGTTTCCATAATTTTAAATATATTGGGGGTTAAATTATGGCTTACATTTCAAGTTTAGATATTTTAGAAACAGAAATTGCTATTAAAAAAGTTAAAGATTTTTTTGAAAGTCGCCTTGCAAAAGAATTAGATTTATTAAGAGTTTCAGCACCACTATTTGTTATTCCAGAATCTGGTTTAAATGATAATTTGAATGGGACAGAAAGACCTGTATCTTTTGATACTAAAAGTGGAGAAAGAGTTGAGATAGTTCATTCGCTTGCAAAATGGAAAAGAATGGCATTGTATAGATATAATATTGAAAATCATAAAGGTATTTATACAGATATGAATGCTATAAGAAGAGATGAAGATACAGATTTTATACATTCTTATTATGTTGACCAATGGGATTGGGAAAAAATAATTTCTAAGGAAGATAGAAATGAAGAATATTTAAAAGAGGTAGTTAGAAAAATTTATTCTGTATTTAAAGCAACAGAAGAATATATAACTACTGAATACCCAAAACTTACTAAAAAGTTACCAGAAGAAATTACTTTTATAACTGCTCAAGAACTTGAAAATAAATATCCTAACTTAACTCCAAAAAATAGAGAGCATGCTGCAGCAAAAGAATATGGAGCTATATTTTTAATGAAGATAGGTGGAAAATTATCTTCTGGAGAAAAGCATGATGGCAGAGCACCTGACTATGATGATTGGGATTTAAATGGTGATATAATATTTAACTATCCTCTTTTAGGAATAGGACTTGAATTATCTTCTATGGGAATAAGAGTTGATGAAAAGTCACTAGAAGAACAATTAAAAATTGCTAATTGCGAAGATAGAAGATCTTTACCATATCATCAAATGATTTTAAATAAAGTCTTACCTTATACAATAGGTGGAGGAATAGGACAATCTCGTATATGTATGTTTTTCTTAGATAAATTACATATTGGAGAAGTACAAGCATCTATATGGTCACAAGAAGTTCATGAAATTTGTAGACAAATGAATATTAAATTATTGTAAAATAATGGGGGCAATTATAGCCCCCAAATTTATTATTTAGTCATTCAATTTTAATACAGAAACAAATGCTTCTTGTGGAATTTCAACATTTCCTATACTCTTCATTCTCTTTTTACCTTCTTTTTGTTTTTCAAGAAGTTTTTTCTTTCTTGTAATATCTCCACCATAACATTTAGCAATAACATTTTTTCTATATGCTTTTATTGTTTCTCTAGCAATTATTTTTGAGCCTAAGGCAGCTTGAATAGGAATTTCAAATTGTTGTCTTGGAATAACTTCACTCAATTTTTGACAGATAGCTTTTCCTCTATGAAAAGCATTATCATTATGAGCAATAAATGAAAAAGCATCAACAGGTTTACCTGAAACTAATATATCAACTTTAACTAGATTTGATACTTTATATTCACTTAATTCATATTCAAAAGAAGCATATCCTTTTGTTCTTGATTTTAACTTATCATAAAAATCTATAACAATTTCCGCAAGAGGAAGTTCATAACTAAGCATAGATCTAGTTTCATCTAAATAATCCATTGAAATAAAAATTCCTCTTTTTTCTTGACAAAGCTCCATTACATTTCCAACATATTCTTTTGGAACAATTACTTTTCCTCTAATATATGGTTCTTGTATTGTTATTTTTCCACGACCTGGGTCAGGAAATTCACAAGGGTTATCTATAACTTTTTCCTCTTGATTATCTATGCTAACCTTGTACTCAACTGATGGAGTAGTAGAAATTAAATCTATATTATACTCTCTTCTCAATCTTTCAACTATAATTTCCATATGTAATAAACCTAAGAAACCACATCTAAAACCAAAACCTAAGGCAATAGAAGTTTCTGGGACAAATGTTAAAGAAGCATCATTTAGTTGTAATTTTTCTAAGGCTTCTCTTAATTCTCCATAATCATCAGTAAATAATGGATATACTCCTGCAAATACCATTGACTGAGCAGGTTTAAACCCAGCTAATGGAAATAGAGCAGGATTTTTAACACTTGTTACTGTATCTCCAACTCTTGTGTCATGAATAGTTTTTACTCCTGTAATTATATAACCAACAGAACCACTTGTTAAAATATCAGTTGATTTCATTGTAGGAGAAAAAATACCAGCTTCTAAAACTTCTAATTCTTTTTCAGTTGACCAAATTTTTATTTTGTCTCCTTTTTTAATATTCCCATCTAAAACTTTTACATAAGTTATAACTCCTCTGTAATCATCAAAATATGAGTCAAAAATTAATGCCTTTAAAGGAGCATTCTCATCATAGTTTGGAGCGGGTATTCTATGTACAATAGCCTCTAAAATATCTTCAATACCAATTCCATTTTTAGCAGAAGCTAAAACAGCATCATCAGCAGGTAAACCAATAATATCTTCTATTTCTCTTTTTACTTTTTCAGGTTCAGCAGCAGGTAAATCTATTTTATTTATTATAGGTAAAATTTCTAAATTATTTTCAATAGCAAGATAAACATTAGCAAGAGTTTGTGCTTCAACACCTTGTGCAGCATCTACAACAAGCAAAGCACCTTCACAGGCAGCAAGTGATCTTGAAACTTCATATATAAAGTCCACATGTCCTGGAGTATCAATTAAATTTAATTCATATTCTTCACCATTTTTTGCTTTATAGAATAAAGTAAC is part of the Fusobacterium nucleatum genome and encodes:
- a CDS encoding M18 family aminopeptidase, giving the protein MEKLKLVKHLINFIDESPSNYFACINTKNILNEKGFTELLETEEWKLKKGGKYFVTINDSGIIAFTIGSEKISKYGYKIAASHTDSPGFLIKPNPEINRKGFNILNTEVYGGPILSTWFDRPLSFSGRVFVESDNAFKPKKYFIKYDKDLFIIPSLCIHQNRGVNDGMAINAQKDTLPLVTITDEKEKFSLKKLLAKQLKVKEDKILSYDLNLYSREKGCLLGANEEFISVGRLDNLAALHAGLMSLVDNKDKKNTCVVVGYDNEEIGSNSIQGADSPTLKNILERISNAMKLSFEEHQQALANSFVISNDAAHSIHPNYLEKSDPTNEPKINCGPVIKMAANKSYITDGYSKSVIEKIAKDSKIPIQTFVNRSDVRGGSTIGPIQQSQIRILGIDIGSPLLSMHSVRELGGVDDHYNLYKLISEFFKI
- a CDS encoding DEAD/DEAH box helicase family protein, which encodes MSNFDFLKGDFFDLYELCLEAEENCYTKPRTSAFYSRLALEFCVALVYKFENIQMPYNSTVLNDFINNKDFQCLFKSKSQVDGLNLIRKFGNSAAHILKNVIDNTTKTLTLDRNIALNCLKGLFDFTLWIGYCYGSTLQTDDIKFDEKYIPKNIYKPESANDIKVADNYVQESVNNIKVIPVKKHNITINNNNFSEEDTRKLFIDTFLVKAGWNLDDKNMFEYEVEGIKSTTSGKGKIDYVLWGDNGIPLAIIEAKKAELNAKKGEFQALEYAEALEKKFNFFPIRFVTNGFEIFIYENKNSIPRRVYGFYRKEELLKIIARRDEKIVANDISINKEIIDRYYQERAVKKAIENYISGNRKSLLVMATGSGKTRVAISIVDCLSRLNMVKRTLFLADRIALVKQALNNFKKSLPNYTLVDLVSEKDRDNAKIVFSTYQTMMAESEKTREDGTNKYGVGAFDLIIVDEAHRSIYQKYGDLFEYFDSLILGLTATPKDEIDRNTFKVFDMNSKEPTDSYDLFEAAKDGYLLLPKIKEGALNYPENGIVYSKLSEEEKEKYESLFDEEDSMPEEISGDSLNSWFFNDGTTSKVLTTLMEEGYKIESGDKLGKTIIFAKNDRHADHIVEIFNKLYKNLGGEFCQKITTKVEKVQALIDRFVNPNSFPQIAVSVDMLDTGIDIPEILNLVFYKKVKSKAKFWQMIGRGTRKCKDIYGVGKDKEDFLILDFCRNFSYFEMKDRFEEDNTKLSKPLSSKIFENKVKMIFKLQDLEYQMDEKYKELWENLVTEVYNLIASLNEDNISVKTRISYVKKYKNIDLLKNLEEKDVDEIIKNLSSLPFAIEEKTEIEKKFENLILKSQLKLFGNKKIENEKVEISDITKELSKKGTIKEIQKNASYIMKIIKDEDYLKNIDILELENLRNIIEPLTIFLDSNGKHLNYIVGDLEDNFISMEIRDINVFGSVYLNSKEKFQKYLDNNKNLLSIKKLRNNIELDAEDLKELKQLLYSNEEVDLESLKNENNSEIEKISNVYGKNESFGIFIRSLVGLDREAINKEFSEFLNTEKFNSNQIELINLIIENIVKYGAYSKNEIPKLSNDILGKSIFNIFTDNNDLQKIVDIVDKINSNAPKLL
- the lepA gene encoding translation elongation factor 4 — translated: MLQKNKRNFSIIAHIDHGKSTIADRLLEYTGTVSERDMKDQILDSMDLEREKGITIKAQAVTLFYKAKNGEEYELNLIDTPGHVDFIYEVSRSLAACEGALLVVDAAQGVEAQTLANVYLAIENNLEILPIINKIDLPAAEPEKVKREIEDIIGLPADDAVLASAKNGIGIEDILEAIVHRIPAPNYDENAPLKALIFDSYFDDYRGVITYVKVLDGNIKKGDKIKIWSTEKELEVLEAGIFSPTMKSTDILTSGSVGYIITGVKTIHDTRVGDTVTSVKNPALFPLAGFKPAQSMVFAGVYPLFTDDYGELREALEKLQLNDASLTFVPETSIALGFGFRCGFLGLLHMEIIVERLRREYNIDLISTTPSVEYKVSIDNQEEKVIDNPCEFPDPGRGKITIQEPYIRGKVIVPKEYVGNVMELCQEKRGIFISMDYLDETRSMLSYELPLAEIVIDFYDKLKSRTKGYASFEYELSEYKVSNLVKVDILVSGKPVDAFSFIAHNDNAFHRGKAICQKLSEVIPRQQFEIPIQAALGSKIIARETIKAYRKNVIAKCYGGDITRKKKLLEKQKEGKKRMKSIGNVEIPQEAFVSVLKLND
- a CDS encoding Fic family protein; translation: MRKIKILEQFTEEYIDDLNVRMTHHSNAIEGNTLTLNETATIILDDTIPNAISKREFLEVLNHSDALEFLLGELQNNKIDIYMIKEINKILLNRLNHNAGNFKTDYNYIRGADFETASPSETPYKMNEWFENMDYQLKNSNSDGEKLKIILEYHIKFERMHPFSDGNGRTGRLIMLALMLENNLTPFVITVENRAKYMNILRNQDIKSFVSLVEPLIEEEKKRIIAFKKSSNLQI
- the asnA gene encoding aspartate--ammonia ligase; this encodes MAYISSLDILETEIAIKKVKDFFESRLAKELDLLRVSAPLFVIPESGLNDNLNGTERPVSFDTKSGERVEIVHSLAKWKRMALYRYNIENHKGIYTDMNAIRRDEDTDFIHSYYVDQWDWEKIISKEDRNEEYLKEVVRKIYSVFKATEEYITTEYPKLTKKLPEEITFITAQELENKYPNLTPKNREHAAAKEYGAIFLMKIGGKLSSGEKHDGRAPDYDDWDLNGDIIFNYPLLGIGLELSSMGIRVDEKSLEEQLKIANCEDRRSLPYHQMILNKVLPYTIGGGIGQSRICMFFLDKLHIGEVQASIWSQEVHEICRQMNIKLL
- a CDS encoding tyrosine-type recombinase/integrase codes for the protein MVDTLILDIKQAMSSTLTNGQMEKLHKVLAHYLYDLEIVKKEGADRDEKQNIEYLEAFLSAKHVEGCSRKSLKYYKATIENLFKKIEKSIKHITTNDLREYLDNYQKEGNASKITIDNIRRIFSSFFAWLEEEDYILKSPVRRIHKVKTGTVVKETYSDEAMEIMRDNCKSLRDLAIIDILASTGMRVGELVKLNIEDIDFEGRECVVFGKGDKERKVYFDARTKIHLHNYLKTRDDDNSALFVSLLKPHKRLQISGVEIMLRQLGRKLNITKVHPHKFRRTLATKAIDKGMPIEQVQQLLGHQKIDTTLQYAMVSQNNVKISHRKYIG